A segment of the Alistipes communis genome:
GACTGCGGAGTGCTTCCTTTGGAGTGGGCTCTGTGGGCGAGACTTCGGCCCGCGCGATACCTACGCGTTATGGATGATAGGCGCCCTCCTTTGTCAGTCCGCAGTCGGCGAAGGACGCGTCGGGCGGGACGATGCAGCCCTCCGCATGGGGCGGCTGCGGGCTGCCGCTCTTCGGCTGCGACCGAAGAGCGAGACTTTCAAAACTGTATTTCGCCTGGCGGAGTTTGCGGTGCGCTGCGCGCAAACAGGATGATTTATTTCCCCAAGATACCGGCTTGCGAATTGGCCTGTCCTATCTGCGGACCGAAGACTGCGGAGCACGCATATTGCGGGCCTCCGCCCGCGGAGGCTTCGGCCCGCGCGGCGCTAAGGCGCCGCAGTGTTGCGGACGGATGTCGTAACGTCTCGGCAAAGTATTATTTTCAATTCTTAATTTTTCATTTCTCGTCGATGATCTCTTTTACCGATTATGCACTTGCAGTCTATCCGTTTCTGGAATTGGAGTGGTTCCACCGCACCTATTATCGCGTGCTCGAAGCCTTCGCCGAGGGGCGCGTCCGCCGCCTGATGATCTCCATGCCGCCCCAGCACGGCAAGAGCGTCGGGGCGACGACGCTGCTGCCGGCCTATCTGCTGGGACTCGATCCCGATTTGCGGATCGCCATCGCCTCCTATTCGGCGTCGCTGGCGTCGAAGTTCAACCGCCGCGTGCAGCGCATCCTCTGCTCGGCCGAATACGGCGAACTCTTTCCCGACACGACGATCAAGCGCGGCTCGAAACCGCCCGAATACATCCGCACGGCCGACGAAGTCGAGATCGTGGGGCACGAGGGCAGTCTGCTGTCGGTCGGCCGCGAGGGCTCACTCACGGGCAACCGCGTCGACTGTTTCCTGCTCGACGACCTCTATAAGGATGCCATGGAGGCTAATTCGCCGCTCGTGCGCGAGAACTGCTGGGAATGGTACACTTCGGTGGTGCGCACGCGGATGCACAACGACTCACGCGAGCTGCTGGTCTTCACGCGCTGGCACGAAGAGGATCTGATCGGGATGCTGCGACAGCGCGAGCCGGTGGTCGAACTGCGTGCGTGGGAGGATCTGGCGCGGGTGTCCGCCAACGGCTGGCTGGCACTCAATTTCGAAGCGCTCAAAACGACCCCGCCCTCCGCGATCGATCCCCGTGCGGCGGGCGAGGCATTATGGCCCGCGCGGCACGACGCGGCGCTGCTCCACGCCAAGCGGGCGCTTGATCCGCTGCGTTTCGAGTGCATGTACCAGGGGCGTCCCTCCGTGCGCGAAGGATTGCTCTACGGCGACCAGTTCGCCGAGTACGACGCCCTGCCGCGCGAGATCGTCCGCCGCGCCAACTATACCGATACGGCCGACACGGGCGACGACTACCTCTGCTCGATGTCGTATGCCGTCGATACGGACGGGACGATCTACGTCACCGATCTGGTCTATTCGCGCGAGGGCATGGAGGTAACCGAGGGACTGGTGGCCGACCTGTTGCTGCGCAGCGATACGCGCACGGCCGCTGTCGAGAGCAACAACGGCGGCCGCGGATTCGCCCGCGCCGTGCAGCGGCTGGCCCCTGCGGTGCGTGTCGAGTGGTTCCACCAGAGCGCCAACAAGGAGGCGCGCATCCTCTCCAACTCGGCCACGGTGCTCCACACGCTGCGGATGCCGCGCGGCTGGAACCTGCGCTGGCCGGAGCTCTACGCCCACCTGACGACCTACCGCCGGCAGTTCCGCGCGAACCGTTGGCACGATGCCGCCGACGTCGTGACCGGCATCGTCGAGCGCGAGGTCGGCGGCGGCCGCCGGGGGCAGTGCCGTGCGCTGTCGTTCCTTACGCGGCGGGAGTGACGCGGTACGTCCACGGGAACGAATGATGCGGGCCTCGTTTTTCGACGAGGCCCGCATCGCTTCTACGGCGGCGTCAATTCACCGCAGCCGTGTCGGAGACCTCGTAGTCGAGGTGGGCCGAATCGGGCTGGATCAGCTCCTCCTCCGTGACGCCCAGCGAACGGTAGTAGGCGTTCAGCTCGGTCAGCACGGCGTCGCGTTTGAGGTAACCGACCATCGAGTAGAGGTTGCCCAGCAGGTCGAGTTTCTCGTCCAGTGCGTCGGTGATCGAATCGTATTGCCAGCCGTCGAACTGGAAGTAATAGTCGACGTACTCCATCAGGTTGCGGGCGTAGTCCAGCATCAGGGCGTCGCCCTTGTCTGCGGCGCCGGCCGCATAATAGGCTTCGATGAAGGGCAGCGTGTTGTTCGAGGTGTAGCGCACCTGCGCGGGCGGCATACGGCGCATCCCCTCGTCGAGCAGACGGATCGCCAGCTCGCGGTTGGTGGCTTCGGTGATGCCGAGGCTGTCGGGGAAGTTCGGCTTCTCGTCGCCGCGGCGGATCAGCTCCTTGGCCACGCGGGCGAAGGCTTCGCGGGCGCGGGCGGCCGAGAGGTTGTACTGCGTGAAGTAGTCGGAGTAGACCTTCTCGTCGTCGAGGTTGCCGTAGCGGAAGACGTCGAGCAGCAGCGGCACGGCATATTCGGGGTCGATGCGTCCCACTTCGCCCGCCTGACGGTAGGGCGTGAGGATCGGTACGAAACGGTAGGCGTAGCCGTCGAATTGCAGGTAGTCGACCAGCCCGAACTTCTGGAAGATGTAGGGCTGCGTGAGGTAGATCGGGCGCGTCCAGTCGTAGTTCGAGAGCATGTCCACGATCATCAGCTCGCCCTTGTTGAGGTAGTCGCCCGACAGCTTGATATAGACCGTGTCGACGATCAGATCCTTGTCCTTCTCGGCGACGATGCCCGAACGCAGGACGTTCTGCTTGTCGACGGGCAGCATGAGCGTCTTCGAGGGGAGGTAGTCGCTCGACGAACCGTCCGACAGCTGCACCTTGGTGCGCTGGTCGTCGCTGGCGAAGAACTCGATGGCTTCGCGCGCCTCCACCGGACGGTTCACGCGCTCGTAGACGGGCACGTAGTCGTTGCGGTACCAGTATTTGCTGCGCGGCAGGGTGAAGGGCACGCCGGCGGCTTCGTTGGCCCGGGTCTTCATCTCGTCGATGTACCATTCGCCGCCCAGATAGCTCGTGTTCATGATGCGCACGTCGGGGCGCAGGCCGTCGACCTCCTGGTTGAGCCACAGCGGGAAGGTGTCGTTGTCGCCGTAGTTGAGGATGATCGAGTTGGGAAGCGTCGATTGCAGGTAGTTCCAGCCGATGTCGTGGGCGTAGGTGCGGCCCGAACGGTCGTGGTCGTCCCAGTTCTCGGCGCAGAGAATGCCCGGCACCACGAGACCGATGACGGTTGCTGCCACGGCGGCCGTGCGGTCGTCGCGCTTGGTGAGGCGGACGATGAGATCCTTGAACGCCATCACCCCGAACCCGATCCACATGGCGAAGGCGTAGAACGATCCGGCGTAAACGTAGTCGCGTTCGCGCGGTTCGCCGGGCGAGGTGTTGAAGTAGACCACCAGCGCGATACCCATCATCACGAAGAGCGACAGCACGATCAGGAAGTTCTTCGGGTCGCGGTTGAGCTGGTAGATCAACCCGATGAGGCCCAGGATGAAGGGTAGGAAATAGTAGGTGTTGCGCGCTTTGTTGTCAGCCACTTCGCGCGGCAGATTCTCCTGCGGCCCCAGGTAGATGCGGTCGATCGCGTCGATTCCCGACAGCCAGTTGCCGTCGGTGATCGTCGTCGAACCGGCGGGCTGGATGTCGCTCTGGCGGCCGACGAAGTTCCACAGGAAATAGCGCCAGTACATGTAGTTGAGCTGGTAGGAGAAGAAGTAGTTGAGATTCTCCAAAAAGGTCGGCTCCGTGATGACGCGCGGCTCGGAGTAGCCGTCGTCGTAGGTGCGCTTCGTGCCGTAGTCGAGCACCTCGCCGCGCAGCGGCTGCCCTTTCTCGTCGCGCAGGACGTTGCCCTGCTCGTCGCGCAGCGTCTCCACCTTGGTGCGGTAGGCTGCCCACTGTTTGTATTCGTCGGGGCTCTTGGCGTAGTTCCACATGCGGGGGAAGAGGTGCATGAACTGCTGCGGGTGGGTGTAGCCCGTGGGGAAGGAGGCCGTGGCATAGCGGCCTTCGTCGTCGATGTAGTAGCGCGTCGACTCGACGACGCTTTCGACCGGCGCCGAGTAGTAGGCGCCGTAGAGCAGCGGCCGGCCGCCGTACTGGTCGCGGTTGAGCACCGAGAAGAGCGCATGGGGATTCGACGGGTCGTTGCTGTTCATCGGAGGATTGGCCGCCGCGCGGATCGTGACCGTAGCGTAGGAACTGTATCCCAGCAGGATCATCGTGGTGGCCAGCAGCAGCGTGTTCCACACCACGCGGCCGCGGCGGTGGGTGTACCACACGCTCCACCCGAGCAGGGCGAAGAGCGACAGTGCGAAGACGGCGATGCCCGAGTTGACCGGCAGGCCGAACGTATTGACGAACAGTACGTCGACCATCGCCCCGATGTAGACCGTGTAGGGGATAATCAGTCCGTTGATGAACCAGAGGATCGCCAGCGCGATGACCGATGCGATGCAGAATCCCTTGAAGGTCACGGTCGCGTATTTGCGGAAATAGTAGATGTAGACCAGTGCCGGAACGGTCAGCAGATTGAGGATGTGAATGCCGATCGAGAGTCCCATGAGGTAGGCGATCAGGATCAGCCACCTCGTCGCATGGGGTTCGTCGGCCTGGTCTTCCCATTTGAGCATGAGCCACACCACGAGCGCCGTGAACATCGACGAGAGGGCGTAGACTTCGCCCTCGTAGGCCGAGAACCAGAAGGTGTCGGTGAAGGTGTAGGCCAGCGCGCCGACGGCGCCCGCACCCAGTACGGTCCACATGTTGGCGTCGGTCAGCTCGCGGCCCTGCGCCGAGTAGATGCGGCGGCCGAGGTGGGTGACCGTCCAGAACATGAACAGGATGCAGAAGGCGCTCGCCAGCGAGTTCATGGCGTTGACCATCAGCGGCACGTACTCGGTCGAGGGTGCCAGCATCGTGGCCAGACGCGCCATCATCATGAACAGCGGGGCTCCGGGCGGATGTCCCACTTCGAGCTTGTAGGAGGTGGCAATGAACTCCGAGCAGTCCCAGAGGCTTGCCGAAGGTTCCATGGTGGCCAGGTAGGTCAGCGCCGCGACGGCGAAGACCGCCCATCCCACGATGTTGTTCCAACGGTTGTAACGTTTCATGCGGATCGTCTTAGGGTATGAAGCATATAATCGGACAAAGATACGAATAAGTGAGTGCAATGTCAAATTTATTTGCACATAGCCGTGCGGCAGTATCTTCGGCGCAGCCAAAGATACGAATAAGCCGGGTGCGATGCAAATTTATTTTGCGATTGCCGGGGCGGAGTGTCTACGGCGCATCCGCCGCCCGTTCTTCTTCCCGATTTTTCGCGAGGCGGAGACTTCGGCTTGCGGATGGCTGGGCGCGGCAGGTTGTCCGACGAATTTTCGGGTTGTCGTCTTTCTCCCGCCGTACAGGGAGGCGGAGGCGGTTTTTTCGGCTGTCCGTCGGGTGGAAAAGGCGGGGCCCGAAATCAGGCCCCGCCTCGCGGATGAATATTGATGATGTAGGGGTTTCGTCGGATTTTACAGCAGCGGGACGACGGTCACGTAGATCGCGGCGATAATGGCCGAGGTGATGACGCCCGTGATATTGGCGCCGAGCGCATCGGCCAGGACGAACGACGAGGGGTTGTCGTGCGAGACGATCTTCTGGGCGACCTTGGCCGTCGTGGGCACGCAGCTCACGGCGGCGATGCCGATGACGGGGTTGAAGTTGCCCCGTTTGAGGAAATACATGGCATAACCGCCCAATATGCCGCCGATGCCCGAAATCAGCAGGGCGAGGATGCCCAGCACGAGGAGTTTGAGCACCGTGGGGTCGAGCAGCGTATGTGCGTCGCAGAGAATCCCCAGCAGGATTCCCAGAAAGAAGGTCGAGCCGTAGAGCATCGGCCCGCTGATGAAGTCGCAGACGTGTTTGAGTCCTGATTCCTTGATGACGATGCCGATGAAGAGCGAGAAGAAGAGCGGAGCGGCCACGGGAAAGAGCAGGCAGAGAATCACGCACATGACCACGGCCAGCGAGATTTTGGTGGCTGCGGAGTACTGTTTGGGCGCTTTCTTGGGCGGCTGCATCTTGATGGCGCGCAGCCGTTTGGGAACCATCGCACGCACCAGGTAGGGATAGCCGCCGTAGGTGAGTCCGAGGTAGAGGTAGGCTACGACGGTGATCGGCACGAAGATGCTTTTCGAGAGGTTGAGCGACGCGAAGAGCACCATCGGCCCGTCGGCGCCGCCCACCATGGCGATCGAGGCGCTGTCGTTGGGGCTCAGCCCCATCGCGAAGGCGATCGGTACGACGGCGAACGTACCCAGCTCGGCGCACAGCGCGAGGAACATGCTTTGCAGTGGCTTGGCCAGCAGGAAGTTGATGTCGAGCATCGTCCCGATGCCCATGAAGATCAGGCAGGCGATCAGACCGTTACTGAACATGAAGGTGTAGACCGGTTGGAGGAAGTCGATTTGCAGAATGTTCATCAACTGGTCGGTGTCGGTGACCATCGGGTCGAGGAACAGATTGCCCTGTACGCCGCCGGGCATGATGAGTACGCCGGCGTTTACGGCTGCCATGCCCAGTCCCATGGGGATCATTACCAGCGGTTCGAGGATGCCCCGGCGTCCCAGATAGACCAGCAGGATGCCGAGCAGGATCAGTCCGATGCGGGCGTACATGATCGACGGGTCGGACTGCAACAGGGTCGAAATGCCTTGGAAGATATTGTTCAGATCAAATTTTTCCATGGTGGAATTCGTATAAACCGTTCATGTTCCCGTCTTCTTTACTCGATTCTCCGGAATTACCGAAATGGTATTCGGCCAGTTCCTGCATGGTGCGGATCATGCAGGCGTCCGTCGCCGCAGGCCGTTTCTGAGGGTCGTCGTTGCGGGCGATCGAGCGGATGTATCGGTAGGTGTGGGCGACGTTCATGCGGTAGGCGCGTTCCCATATGCGGCTTTTCCGCAGCAGGACGGGAAGGTCGTGCCCGTTGAGGCGGGAGAAGAAGAAGGTCGTCAGTTTAAGCGCGTAGGCGAATGCGATTCCCACGATGAAGGTGAATCCCGCCATCAGCAGCGTCTCTCCGATTATATAGGATAAGTTCATTTCTGTTCGGTATTTATGGATGTGAAAATGGATTTGTCGCAGGGGCGCATGTTTCCGTCCGAGACCGCAACCCCTCCTCTGCGGGAGGGACGCTTCCGGTCGGGAAGGTTCGGCCCCGCAAGATTCCGCCTGACGGGTGGAGTCCGACCCGCAGGTAGCCGTAGATGCACACACGAACGATCGCTTCGGGAGCGGGCGTGTCGTGTCGTCGAAGTGGAAAGGGATGGCTAAATGACCAGAATACCGAATTTGAGATAGTCGGCGCTGTGGGACGGCAGCGGACGGTGCGCGTCCGGCTGTAAGGAAGCGACGGACTGCGACAAGTCGTGGCGCACGGATGCGAAGTACCGTTCGCAATAGAGCACCGGCATTTCGTGGATCGTACGCGACGACCGTTCGTTCGACTTGCGCAGGGCGCGCGAAGGAGCCGGCACGGAGAGTTGGAACGTCTCCGTGGCCACGAAGTCGGAGTGCTGTGCCGAGATCGAGGAATTCTTTACCGTCTGACGAAGGTCGGAAGCGGCCGCCGCGCCGGCTTCCGCTCCCCGGCTCATCAATGCCGGAAGGGAGGCCAACAGGAAGAGGAGTATGAATGCCGACTTCTTCATTTCGCAGGATTCTCTGTGACAAAATTAGCATAAATTCCGCAAACCGGCAAGCCGATCGCAAAATTCTTTTCGCCGCTTTCCGTCCGCTTTTTCGCGGCGCGGTGGCGAACGAGGAGTTTCGTCCCCGCCACCGGCTTCGCCGGCGCGCACGGCACGGAGGGCCGGATGCAAATTTCGATTCGACCTCCGCAAATCGCGGAATTGTAGAGAATATTTCCTATTTTTGCGGAAATTTCAGCGATTATGGAATCGAAACTCGTTTTATACAATACGCTTTCCCGCCGCAAGGAGGAGTTCGTGCCGCTGGCTCCGCCCCGTGTGGGCATGTACGTCTGCGGGCCGACGGTCTACGGCGATCCTCATCTGGGGCACGCGCGTCCGGCTGTGACCTTCGACCTGCTGTTCCGTTATCTGCAAGCGCTCGGCTACAAGGTGCGCTACGTGCGCAACATCACCGACGTGGGGCATCTGGAACACGACGCCGACGACGGCGAGGACAAGATCACGAAGAAGGCGCGGCTCGAACAGCTCGAACCGATGGAGGTGGCGCACTACTACACGGAGCGTTACCATCGGGCGATGGATGCGCTGGGCGTGCTCAGCCCCTCGATCGAGCCGCGGGCTTCGGGGCATATCATCGAGCAGGAGGCCTTCGTGCAGAAGATTCTCGATGCGGGTTACGCCTACGAGTCGAACGGATCGGTCTATTTCGATGTGGAGAAGTACGACCGCGACCACCGCTACGGCGTCCTTTCGGGGCGCAATCTGGAAGACATCGTGGCCAACACGCGCGCGCTGGACGGGCAGTGCGACAAACGCAACTGCTGCGACTTCGCGCTGTGGAAAAAGGCGTCGCCCGAACACATCATGCGCTGGCCTTCGCCGTGGAGCGACGGGTTCCCCGGCTGGCACATGGAGTGCTCGGCCATGAGCACCAAGTATCTGGGCGAACGGTTCGACATCCACGGCGGCGGCATGGACCTGATGTTCCCGCACCACGAGTGCGAGATCGCGCAGTCGACCGCCGCGCTGGGACACGATTCGGCGAAGTACTGGGTGCACAACAACATGATTACGATCAACGGACAGAAGATGGGCAAGTCGCTGGGTAACTTCATCACCCTCGAAGAGCTCTTCACCGGCAGCCACAAGCTGCTGGCGCAGGCCTATTCGCCCATGACGATCCGTTTCTTCGTGTTGCAGGCGCACTACCGCTCGACGCTCGACTTCTCGAACGATGCGTTGCAGGCCGCCGAGAAGGGGCTCGACCGCCTGATGAAGGGCGTCGAGACGCTCTCGAAGCTCCGCCCGTCGGAGGATTCGACGGTCGATCCCGCCGAGTTGGAGTGCCGCTGCCGCGAGGCGATGGACGACGACCTGAACTCGCCGATGGTCATCTCGGCGCTCTTCGACTGGGTGCGGATCATCAACCAGATCGCCGAGGGGCGGCAGCGCATCACGGCGGCCGACCTGGCGGCGCTCACGGCCACCGTCAAACGGTACGTCTTCGATATTCTGGGTCTGCGCGACGAGAAGGCCGCGTCGGCGGGCGGCGGCCGCGACCGGGTGACGCCGCTGGTGGAGATGCTGCTCCGTATGCGCATGGAGGCCAAGGCCGCGAAGGACTGGGCGACGTCGGACCGTATCCGCGACGAACTGACGGCCATAGGTATCCGCGTCAAGGACCGCAAGGACGGCTTCGACTGGGAGATCGAGTAACCGGACGGAGGGAACGGGGTATGGCCTACGACATCTTCATCAGTTACCGGCGCCGCGGCGGTTTCGAGACGGCGAAGCACCTCTACGACCTGCTGACGAAGGACGGTTACCGCGTCAGTTTCGACATCGACACGCTCCGCAACGGCGATTTCGACACGGAGCTGCTGCGCCGCATCGACGAGTGCCGCGACTTCATCCTCATCCTGAGCGAGGGGGCGCTCGACCGCTGCGTCGATCCTTCGGCCGTAGCGTCGGCGGACTGGGTGCGGTGCGAACTGGCCTATGCGCTCGAAAAGAACAAAAATATCGTCCCGATCATGCTGGCCGGATTCACGGCTTTTCCCGACAATCTGCCTGACGACATCCGCAAGGTCGTCCGCAAGAACGGGCCGAAGTACGACAGTTACTATTTCGACGATTTCTACCGCCGTCTGAAAAGCGACTTTTTGGAGACGAAGCCCGAGGAGCGGGGCGATGAAGACGCCTATGTCACGCAGCTGCTCAAACGGCTCTCGGCATTGAAATCCGTGCCGGAACCGACCGACGGGCAGCAGGCCGAACTGGGCGAGACGTATTATGAACTCGGCCGGCTGGCGTTGCTTCACAACCGCCCCGACATGCTCGATTACCTGCCGCAGGCGTTGGCGATCTTCCGCCGGCTCGCCGAAAAGGAGCCCGAGCGTTACCGTGCGCGGATCGCCGAACTGGAACCGCTGGTGCGGCGGAACAAACGGACGTTCAGGCTCTTTACGGGATTGTTCCTCCTCTTCACGATCGCCTTCTGCGTGTTGCTGCCGGCCGGTCTGCTCTACTGGATCGTCCGGGCGGGGGCGGCGCACAACTATCCGCTCATGGCAGCGGGCGTCGCGGTGCTGGGCGGGGTCTTCGCTCTGTTCGTTTACCTGATCCGAAAAAACAGATCCGAATCGTGACCGAACTGGAAAAAATGCTGGCCGGCGGGCTGTACGACTTTTCGGATGCCGAACTCGCGGAACAGTTCCGCGAGGGCCGGCGGCGGGTGGAGCGTTTCAACCGCACGCCGGCGGACGATGCGGCCGCGTATGCCGCTGCGCTCGGAGCGCTGATCCCGGGCATCCCCGCCTCGGCGAAGGTCGTGCAGCCGTTCTACTGCGACCTCGGCTGGCGGATCGAACTGGGCGAAGAGGTCTTCGTCAACATGGGCTGCACGTTCCTCGATTGCGGCGGCGTCAGGATCGGCGCCCGCACGAAGCTCGGCCCCAACTGCCAGCTCTATACGCCGCAGCACCCCGTCGACTATCTGGACCGCCGCCGTCCGGTGGAGACGAGTTTTCGCATCACGATCGGCGAGGACTGCTGGCTCGGCGGCGGGGTGGTCGTCTGTCCGGGCGTCACGATCGGCGACCGTTCGGTCGTTGCGGCGGGCAGCGTCGTCGTGCGCGATATTCCCGCCGATTCGCTGGCGGCGGGCAATCCGGCGACGGTGAAACGCCGGCTGCGGTAGGTCCCGACGAACGAAAAGCTCCCGACACCGAGTGTCGGGAGCTTTTCGTTATGCGCACGGGCGGTTATTTGCAGACGCCCTCCCTGACGGGTTCGGCCGCCGCCAGTTCGACGCGCGCGGGGCTGAAAATGTTCAGACCCAGCCGCACGGAGATGTATTCGAGCGCCTTCTGTGCCTTGACCGAGTTGCCCGCACTGTCCAGGGGAGGCGCGAACGCCGCCAGGCCCATTACGCCGGGGATGACGGCCATAATGCCGCCGCCGACGCCCGTTTTGGCCGGAAGCCCCGTGTTGAAGAGCCAGTCGCCCGTATGCTCGTAGAAGCCGACGGTGGCCATGAGCGAAGCGATGTGCGGGGTGAGATTGGGATGGAAAACCTCCTCCCACGTCACCGGATTGGTGCCGCAGTTGGCGATCGTGGCGGCCATGACGGCGAGCTGTCTGGCGGTGATGCCCAGCGAGCACTGGCGCGTGTAGAGGTCGAGCGACATGTCGGGATCGTCGTAGATGCGGTTGTAGTTCTTCAACAGCCATGCGATGGAGCGGTTGTTGAAGTTGGTTTCGCTCTCCGAACGGTAGAGTTCGTCGAGTACCGACACCTTGCTGCCGCAAAGTCCCGAAATGAAATCCACGATCGCCTTCCACTTGGCCTCCGCGTTGCCCGTCGGTTTGATCATCGAGCAGGCCGAGATCGCGCCGGCGTTGACCAGCGGCGTCGAAGGATGGTCGTTTTCCAGCAGGATCGCCATGATTGAGTTGAAGGGCAGTCCCGTTGCGTCGGCGCCGATCTGGGAGAGCACCTTTTTGGCGCTGTACTGGTTCATCGCCAGGATGGCGGTGGGGACTTTCGACACCGATTCGATGCCGAAGCGGTAGTCGGTGTCGCCGACCGTCACGCTGCGGCCGTCCGCGAGGCAGACCGAGATGCCGAAAAGGTCGGAGGGTACGTTTTTCAGATAGGGGATGTAGTCGGCGTTCTTGCCGCCCTTCTCCTCGCGGAAATGGGCGTGGGCGGCTTCCACCGCCTCTTTTACGGCCTCGATGGTAATGATGCGTTTCATAGCGTCGTCTTTTTTTGAAATTGGTCAATTGGTCGGGTAACTATTTCCTGTTTTACACCGGCGTTCCGCCGAAGCCCGACTACCGAAGCGGGTCTTGTCCGAAGCCCCCGCCGAGGCGGGGGCTTCGGGGTGGGTCCGATCTGTAAACGCGGCTCTGCCGCGAGTGCTCCGACAGTCGGTCGTGTGCAGCGGATCGGAAATCCGATGGGGTGTAAAGTCGTATGTAGCTGCCATCGGCTATTTGCGGCCGTCGGCCGGTTTGGCGGCGGCGTTCGTGCCGGCAGCGTTCGCTGCGGCGATGTTAGCGGGCGTCTGTGCGGCCTGTTCCCAGTGGAAGGGTTCGAACTGCGCCTGCGGATTGCGCCACGACGGTTTGCGGGCGGCGTAGATCAGGAACGGAGCCCCCACCACGACGATACAGCCGATGACGAGTACCGAGAACCATACGGTATTGCTGCCGGTCGAGATCTGCGAAGGCGGAATGAAACTCAGGATGAAGGCGAGCAGCGCGCCGCAGAAACCCATGCAGCCGAGCAGCCACATCAGGCCGTTGCCCTTGCCCAGGCGGAACGGACGGGCGAGATCCTTCATCTTGTAGCGCAGCACGATCGCGGCCGAGAACATCAGCATGTACATGATCAGGTAGAGCAGCACGGTGAGCTGCGAGAGGATCTGATAGAACGACTGCACCGAAGGCATCACCACGAACAGCAGCGCCAGCAGCGTTACGACGCCGCCCTGAATGAGCAGGATGTTGCGCTGTACGCCGTTCTTGTTGGCCTTCTGGAAGAAGGGAGGCAGATAACCCGCCTTGCCCACGGCGAAGATACCTTTCGAAGGGCCTGCCACCCACGTCAGCACGCCTGCCAGCACGCCGAACATCAGCGCGATGGCGATGATGGGCGACGCCCACGACATATGCAGGTACTTGAAGTAGTTGTCGAAACCGATCAGCAGCGATTGCGTCAGGCTGATGTCCTTGGCCGGAATGATGAAGCCCAGCGAGAAGGTGCCCAGCACGAAGATGCAGACCGTGACGAGCGAACCGATGATGATGGCTTTCGGGTAGTTTTTCGACGGATTGTTCACGTCCATCACGTGAATACCCATCAT
Coding sequences within it:
- the terL gene encoding phage terminase large subunit, coding for MISFTDYALAVYPFLELEWFHRTYYRVLEAFAEGRVRRLMISMPPQHGKSVGATTLLPAYLLGLDPDLRIAIASYSASLASKFNRRVQRILCSAEYGELFPDTTIKRGSKPPEYIRTADEVEIVGHEGSLLSVGREGSLTGNRVDCFLLDDLYKDAMEANSPLVRENCWEWYTSVVRTRMHNDSRELLVFTRWHEEDLIGMLRQREPVVELRAWEDLARVSANGWLALNFEALKTTPPSAIDPRAAGEALWPARHDAALLHAKRALDPLRFECMYQGRPSVREGLLYGDQFAEYDALPREIVRRANYTDTADTGDDYLCSMSYAVDTDGTIYVTDLVYSREGMEVTEGLVADLLLRSDTRTAAVESNNGGRGFARAVQRLAPAVRVEWFHQSANKEARILSNSATVLHTLRMPRGWNLRWPELYAHLTTYRRQFRANRWHDAADVVTGIVEREVGGGRRGQCRALSFLTRRE
- a CDS encoding glycosyltransferase family 117 protein, with product MKRYNRWNNIVGWAVFAVAALTYLATMEPSASLWDCSEFIATSYKLEVGHPPGAPLFMMMARLATMLAPSTEYVPLMVNAMNSLASAFCILFMFWTVTHLGRRIYSAQGRELTDANMWTVLGAGAVGALAYTFTDTFWFSAYEGEVYALSSMFTALVVWLMLKWEDQADEPHATRWLILIAYLMGLSIGIHILNLLTVPALVYIYYFRKYATVTFKGFCIASVIALAILWFINGLIIPYTVYIGAMVDVLFVNTFGLPVNSGIAVFALSLFALLGWSVWYTHRRGRVVWNTLLLATTMILLGYSSYATVTIRAAANPPMNSNDPSNPHALFSVLNRDQYGGRPLLYGAYYSAPVESVVESTRYYIDDEGRYATASFPTGYTHPQQFMHLFPRMWNYAKSPDEYKQWAAYRTKVETLRDEQGNVLRDEKGQPLRGEVLDYGTKRTYDDGYSEPRVITEPTFLENLNYFFSYQLNYMYWRYFLWNFVGRQSDIQPAGSTTITDGNWLSGIDAIDRIYLGPQENLPREVADNKARNTYYFLPFILGLIGLIYQLNRDPKNFLIVLSLFVMMGIALVVYFNTSPGEPRERDYVYAGSFYAFAMWIGFGVMAFKDLIVRLTKRDDRTAAVAATVIGLVVPGILCAENWDDHDRSGRTYAHDIGWNYLQSTLPNSIILNYGDNDTFPLWLNQEVDGLRPDVRIMNTSYLGGEWYIDEMKTRANEAAGVPFTLPRSKYWYRNDYVPVYERVNRPVEAREAIEFFASDDQRTKVQLSDGSSSDYLPSKTLMLPVDKQNVLRSGIVAEKDKDLIVDTVYIKLSGDYLNKGELMIVDMLSNYDWTRPIYLTQPYIFQKFGLVDYLQFDGYAYRFVPILTPYRQAGEVGRIDPEYAVPLLLDVFRYGNLDDEKVYSDYFTQYNLSAARAREAFARVAKELIRRGDEKPNFPDSLGITEATNRELAIRLLDEGMRRMPPAQVRYTSNNTLPFIEAYYAAGAADKGDALMLDYARNLMEYVDYYFQFDGWQYDSITDALDEKLDLLGNLYSMVGYLKRDAVLTELNAYYRSLGVTEEELIQPDSAHLDYEVSDTAAVN
- a CDS encoding sodium ion-translocating decarboxylase subunit beta, with translation MEKFDLNNIFQGISTLLQSDPSIMYARIGLILLGILLVYLGRRGILEPLVMIPMGLGMAAVNAGVLIMPGGVQGNLFLDPMVTDTDQLMNILQIDFLQPVYTFMFSNGLIACLIFMGIGTMLDINFLLAKPLQSMFLALCAELGTFAVVPIAFAMGLSPNDSASIAMVGGADGPMVLFASLNLSKSIFVPITVVAYLYLGLTYGGYPYLVRAMVPKRLRAIKMQPPKKAPKQYSAATKISLAVVMCVILCLLFPVAAPLFFSLFIGIVIKESGLKHVCDFISGPMLYGSTFFLGILLGILCDAHTLLDPTVLKLLVLGILALLISGIGGILGGYAMYFLKRGNFNPVIGIAAVSCVPTTAKVAQKIVSHDNPSSFVLADALGANITGVITSAIIAAIYVTVVPLL
- the cysS gene encoding cysteine--tRNA ligase, producing the protein MESKLVLYNTLSRRKEEFVPLAPPRVGMYVCGPTVYGDPHLGHARPAVTFDLLFRYLQALGYKVRYVRNITDVGHLEHDADDGEDKITKKARLEQLEPMEVAHYYTERYHRAMDALGVLSPSIEPRASGHIIEQEAFVQKILDAGYAYESNGSVYFDVEKYDRDHRYGVLSGRNLEDIVANTRALDGQCDKRNCCDFALWKKASPEHIMRWPSPWSDGFPGWHMECSAMSTKYLGERFDIHGGGMDLMFPHHECEIAQSTAALGHDSAKYWVHNNMITINGQKMGKSLGNFITLEELFTGSHKLLAQAYSPMTIRFFVLQAHYRSTLDFSNDALQAAEKGLDRLMKGVETLSKLRPSEDSTVDPAELECRCREAMDDDLNSPMVISALFDWVRIINQIAEGRQRITAADLAALTATVKRYVFDILGLRDEKAASAGGGRDRVTPLVEMLLRMRMEAKAAKDWATSDRIRDELTAIGIRVKDRKDGFDWEIE